The genome window GCCAAGAACCACATGAAGATCATCTCGCTGGCTCCCGAAGTACTGTAAGGAGCGAAGCGATGCAGAAGATTCGTAAGGGCGACAAGGTCGTCATGCTCGCTGGCAAGGACAAGGGCCGTACCGGCGAAGTTGTCCAGGTCATGCCGAAGGAAGATCGTGCCGTTGTTCGTGGCGTCAACGTCGTCAAGCGCCATCAGCGCCAGACGCAGACCCAGGAAGCCGGCATCATCAACAAGGAAGCCCCGGTTCACCTGTCCAACGTTGCAATCGTCGACAAGGACGGCAAGCCGACCCGCGTCGGTTTCAAGGTTGTTGACGGCAAGAAGGTCCGTGTGGCCAAGCGTTCTGGAGAAGTGATCGATGGCTGAGGCAAAATACGAGCCGCGGCTCAAGAAGGAATATGTCGAGCGCATCCGCAAGGCGATGCAGGAGCAGTTCTCCTACGCCAACGAGATGATGATTCCGAAGCTCGACAAGATCGTGATCAACATGGGTGTTGGCGAAGCGACCGCTGACTCGAAGAAGCCGACGGTTGCTGCCGCCGACCTCGCAGCGATCGCCGGCCAGAAGCCGGTCATCACCCGCGCACGCAACTCCATCGCAGGCTTCAAGGTCCGCGAACAGATGCCGATCGGCGCGAAGGTCACCCTGCGCGGCGCCCGCATGTACGAGTTCCTGGACCGTCTCGTGAACATCGCGCTCCCGCGCGTTCGCGACTTCCGCGGCCTGAACCCGAAGAGCTTTGACGGCCGTGGCAACTTCGCCATGGGCATCAAGGAGCACATTGTGTTCCCTGAGATCAACTACGACAAGGTTGATCAGATGTGGGGCATGGACATCATCGTTTGCACGACGGCGACGACCGACGACGAAGCACGGGCTCTTCTGAAAGAGTTCAGCTTCCCGTTCCGTCAATAACCGTAACGACGAGCGTAGAAAAGGAACCTGACATGGCGAAGACAAGCGCAGTTGAAAAGAACAAGCGCCGCCGTACTACGGTCGCAAACCAGGCCGCGAAGCGGGCTGCGTTGAAGGCGATCATCATGAACCAGGCTCTTCCGATCGAAGAGCGGTTCAAGGCCTCGATCAAGCTGGCATCCCTGCCGCGTGATGGATCGAAGACCCGTATTCGCAACCGTTGCGAAGTCTCGGGGCGTCCGCGCGCATATTACCGCAAACTGCGCATGTCGCGTATTGCGCTGCGTGAACTGGGCAATCTCGGCAAGGTGCCGGGTATCGTCAAGTCGAGCTGGTAAGGAGCAGGTTACATGACAATGACTGATCCGTTGGGCGATATGCTCACCCGTATCCGTAACGGCGCTTCCCGCCGCAAGTCGTCGGTCTCGACGCCTGCGTCCAAGCTCCGTGCACGTGTTCTCGATGTCCTGCAGTCCGAAGGCTACATCCGTGGCTATTCCGTTGTCGATTTCGGCAATGGCAAGTCGGAACTCAGC of Rhizobium sp. BT04 contains these proteins:
- the rplX gene encoding 50S ribosomal protein L24; protein product: MQKIRKGDKVVMLAGKDKGRTGEVVQVMPKEDRAVVRGVNVVKRHQRQTQTQEAGIINKEAPVHLSNVAIVDKDGKPTRVGFKVVDGKKVRVAKRSGEVIDG
- the rplE gene encoding 50S ribosomal protein L5, whose amino-acid sequence is MAEAKYEPRLKKEYVERIRKAMQEQFSYANEMMIPKLDKIVINMGVGEATADSKKPTVAAADLAAIAGQKPVITRARNSIAGFKVREQMPIGAKVTLRGARMYEFLDRLVNIALPRVRDFRGLNPKSFDGRGNFAMGIKEHIVFPEINYDKVDQMWGMDIIVCTTATTDDEARALLKEFSFPFRQ
- the rpsN gene encoding 30S ribosomal protein S14; this encodes MAKTSAVEKNKRRRTTVANQAAKRAALKAIIMNQALPIEERFKASIKLASLPRDGSKTRIRNRCEVSGRPRAYYRKLRMSRIALRELGNLGKVPGIVKSSW